CAAGTAAAAGGTTGAGAACTAAGGAACACATCTCAGCCTTTGGATCTTTTTTTGATCAATGCACCAGATTAAACCACCAATTTGTACTGgaagggtattttcgtcatttgccAATTACACCCTTACGTACTTGACAAAACCACGAAGGCTATCGATCAAATCCCTTAAAACACTAACAGGCTCCTGGAGATCGGCAATTAACGTTTCTCCGGCGACCGATCGGTCATCTTCAACCTCGTTAACACCGTTATAGCTCCGATTTATGATCATACGATTCTAACGGATTTAACGTTGATTCGTAAAAGCAGTCGATCACTCAAAAATTGCAGGATATACGAATTCTTCTCAAAATCAATTGATATTCACCTTCAATTTAAGCAAAATGGAACCAGAAATCGATATCAGTAACGAAGAACAAATCGAAATCCAGAATGCTGAAGGTATGTGTATTGCTTcttatttaatcacatgtgattaaatttggATGAAACAGTATTTACTTTGAATTTGAGTAATTTCTATGTCAATCACATGTAATTTCTAGTTAACGTGAAAATCATAAATAGAATGAAGACAGAAACTGAACTGTTGTAAATTTCAAGttagtcaatcacatgtgattgagtttaatGATATGTATTTTGTTGCATGATCGTTTCACTGCTGCGAATCAAATTGTCCAATCAATTAATCATTGGAAGAAGAATACGAAGCAATGGAGCCAGAAAATGAACCAATTGAAGTAGAATACGAGATCAATGATGAAGAAATTATAGTAACGCTACAGGTATGCTTTTTTTTGTATtggatcacatgtgattgggtattATGATGATAAATTACTGTGATTTAATACCTGTGATTATACTGTGATTgtatatattcaatcacatgtgattatctttatttaatcacatgtgattttgtttTATGTTAATACCTGTGATTATACATATGATGAAATAAAACATATTGTAAATTTTTTCGTATtggatcacatgtgattgggtattATGATGATACATTACTGTGATTTAATACCTGTAATTATACTGTGATTGTATTTATTCAATCACAAGTGATTATGTTTATTTGATCACATGTGATTTTGTTTTATGATAATACTATATGTGATATGTATATCTGTGTGTTAGTTGTTTAAGTTATATTTAGTGAACatttaaatcacatgtgattgtctatTTTTTTTTGGACAGGTATAGATACACCAATAGTAGGTACAACATGTAAAAAAGAAACACCAGGTAGTTCATTGTATTATGCACCAATCGTTGATGAGAGTTTACTACCAGTTGTTGGAAAAAATTATGGAACACTTGAAGAGTGTGAAAAAATGTATAGGTTATACGCGTTTCATGCATGTTTTGACatacgaaagtcaactcaaaagactACAAAATCTGGGTTGGTGAAGCAGAAATATTACTTGTGCAATAGAGGTGGTGTGCCAATCAAAGTGAACTTTGACACATTGCAAAGTAGTAAAAAGCCAATTAGGAAAAGCAACATGGAATGCACCGGATGTAGGGCTAGGGTTAAATTCGATTGGGTTTATGGAACTAATACGTTTATACTATCCGACTTTCCAGAACACCATAATCATGAGTTGCTACCCCAAGAGTACCGACATTTAAGTAAAGCGGAAAGACAGATGAAGTATGCAGAGCAATTGTTTGTATACCATTCGTCAGTGTCAAATATTGGTCCAACAAAAGCATACGAAGTTTATAGCAATATGAAAGGGTCTGAGAAAGATGTGCATGGGACTGTAACTGATTTCAGAAACTGGAGACTAGATTTGAATGTTTTTATCAATGCAAGTGATTCTCAAATGCTCGTTTACAAAATGGAAGAACGGAAGAAATATGTTCCTGGTTTTTCATTTGAGTACAAGCTTGAAAAAAGTCAACTACATTCAATTTTCTGGGCCGATGAAGTTGCAAAATGCAACTACAAGGAGTTTAGTGACATAATCTCATTTGATGCAACGTATAGAATGAACAGGTATGTTTTCTCGCTCACTAGActctctaatcacatgtgattgacatgtttCCTGGCTCACCAGGGTTTGTAATTACTTGTGATTGTCATGTTTCTGGATCATTAAAGTTTACAATCACTTGTGATTGACATGATTTCTTGGCTCATTATAATTTctgatcacatgtgattgacatgttaTTTGGCTCATTACAatttctaatcacatgtgattgacatgttaGTTGGCTTAATGACAGGTACAACATGAAATTTGTACCATTTACTGGCATAGATAACCACCATAGGTGTGTCACTATTGCTGCGGGATTGATCAGGGATGAAATAGCCGAGAGTTACACATGGCTTCTTACATGTTTCATGAAGACATTCGGGAAAGAGCCAAACATGATAGTGACAGATCAGGACAAATCAATGGCGATAGCGATAAAAGCAGTTTTTAAGACGGCAAAGCATAGACTGTGCATGTGGCACATTATGCGAAAGGTGCCATCAAAGGTATAAATATTGTTATCAAACTCCAAATGTATTTAATCAAATGTGATTGAAATGTTTAATGATACATGATTTACTTAATATGAATGATTAAAAAATGATATGTAATTACAGATTCAAGAAGCAATTCCTACTATTGAAGATGAAGTAGAAAAGGACTTCAAGAATAGACTTAATAAGCTTGTTTGGAATATGTATATCGAACCAAATGTTTTTGAAGAAAGATGGGAAAAGTTGATGCACGATTTCTCATTGAAAAATGATAGTTGGTTCAAACATACGTTTGATATTAGATCAACTTGGATACCAGCATATTTTATCGACACTGAAATGTTCAGTTTGATGCGAACTACTTCAAGATCTGAGAGTGAGAATGCTTTTTGTTTTAAACTTTACAAGATCTGCAGCAAATCTGTTAACTTTTATGGACGGCTTTGAATCTGCAATGTTAAAACAGAGGTCAAAGCAAGAATCTTTGGATGCACAGACAATCAAGAAAAATCCAAAATTGTTAACTCAGCTGAAAATTGAAAAGCATGCATTAAAGGTTTACACACATGCTATTTTTGCAATCGTTCAAAAAGAGATTTATGAAGCATTGTATAGCTATTTATTGGATAAAATGGACAAGGAGGAAGAAACGGAAATCTATGTTGTTAAAGAGGAAAAAGAGAAGACAAAAGAGGGTTCGAATAAAGAAAAACAGTTCTTCCATTACAAGGTAAAATTTATTTACATCTAAGTTTATGTTTATAATCACATATGATTGCTGATTCAAAAATGTAGCCACTTATAtcagaacctgagaaaaacatttACATGTCTGTTTATATATGTAATCACCTGTGATTGGCCAATCCAATCAAAATCTTtttatcaatcacatgtgattgataatattttttttttttgaaggtaCTTCATAACAGCAAAGAAGGATCAATGGTATGTACATGTAGACACTATCTACGATATGGTCTTCTGTGTAGACACTGTTTTTGGGTTTTAAAGAACAAGAACATAGAAGAAATCCCTGAAAAATACATAATGAGACATTGGAGAAGGGACATAATACCACCCGAGTTAAGATCAAGGAGAAATAGATATGGCAATGAAAACATAGTTGTACAAGATTCTGTTAATGAAATTACCTTAGTTGTTTATGATTGTGTGGAACTTGTAGGCAGTGATGAAAAGATGCTAAAAGTGGTTCTTGAAAAACTTAAATTGTTGAAGAAAGAAGTTGAAGCTCAAGTGCCAAAACCGTCAAAGAAGAAAGATTATATAATTGGAAACATGATTGGAGTTTCAAAGCCTAGTACAATAGAAATACAAAACTCACCTGTTAGGAATTACAAATGATGTGCAAATGATAAGCGTCTAATGAGCGGAAAAGAGAAAGCAATAAAGGAAAGCAAAAAGAGAAAGTTTACTTGTGGTAAATGTGGACGTGATGATCACAATCAGAGGACCTGTGACAAAAAAAAGAAAGCAAAAGAACAAGCAGAAACTTCAGAAATATGAAGTTACTACTGAATTATTTaacgatttttttatttttttattctctTTCGTACAATTGTGAAATTCTGATGTTCCTATGAAATGCTTGAATtacattttttatgtttttattttcaTACAATTTTGAGGTGTTTCAATCATATGTGATTAGATAAGCCAAttaagaatcacaagtgattggtagatAATGAATAAGTGATTAAACACAAGTGATtgccaatacagaatcacaagtgattggtgatTAACATTGAAAAACAAAAATGATTAccaaatacagaatcacaagtgattggtgattaacaatgcagaatcacaagtgattgccaAATACAGAATCACAAATGATTGccaagaatcacaagtgattggtagataatgaataagtgtaatgacccggaattttctgaccaaattatacttatgagattaatatttacataaattaaaccataccaacatgataagcaatccaaattgttgagacttgtgtttttgaaaagagttttacacaacgttttaccgtccaatatgaccgatgatatcacgaactatataacatacgataattatacgtttgtgtatatatatgtatttatatatatttaacatgatttaaggatggtttaacatctcattgtgtactaatgacaatgagttataagtatattttgaaactactaacttaagttttcaaaacgatgactatacgtaacattctttgatatatatacttataatctataatgcttatacatgtatcgtatatataatgtatttaatcactttttaaggacttaaatacataaaacaatataagtatattcacaaaagatagctatatttgaattcttgttccgtttcctcaagatttctatacgtatatctagggtatatgtacccgtatcatacccagcttctatacgtatttactattggtatatacacatcaaatcaacatcctaatcaacattattactgccctagatatgaggtaactaggatttgtcaagtagtatgaattattagtaagaaaacaaaattaggaatccttttctttctttataaactaaaaacgtttttataaatgaacaccatttcttcactccattttctcatatctacaccctcatttatctctcaaaatactcctaacttcatacttgatcatctccaagcattttccccatcatttagcttcaattacaagccttaaacaccataagaaaactctttcaagaacatatcaaaataaccacccatttgaagaagtttacttccaaccttttgatctaactccaccactctttgattccaagattatttcttatcttttgcagtaactttatccaagtaacttgaggtagtaaccttgttcataatcttattcaattcatattcatatagctatcttattttgtcgtataaaattttaacaacaagaacatggtttgaatgatttcaaacttgttcgcaaactaaatagatccttctaacttgacttttaaaatacttcaagacctataatatatcataattatatgctaacctaacaaaatataacttggttttacaaagaacatcttaaaaactgaatctacgtcgtcagtgtgcaaccgggggctgttttgggttggataattaaaaaccatcttgaaccttgaattggaagttcatgttctggaaaaatgatatttcttatgaatatgttaacacataaaaatttcatggtttaactcaaagtgtaagtatttttagaaaaatgatcattaaatgttgtttttatgatggaaaatgatcactttcataagtttcaccaaagtttgacctataacctatgatttcgaatgcaaactaaggtattttcagttcatattcttaaaatttgactcgatccaaggaagtggcaagttgaaccaacaaaaacggagttgtaatgaagaaactacgactaaaacaagattgggtatccgaagctagtttagctacgaaaatatttggagaaaaagtaaattaatcatatcttttctaattaatatgatattttatatataattacttacgatttgattttatatatttcaggaccacccgtaaacaacacgagaagattaatcataagacctcatgattgtacgcaacacgtcatttgacaacacggtactttatgtacgcaacacgtcatttgacaacatggtaccatgggtcgagattaattctgatcaatacgaatacgatggggtctttatttattttatttaagcaactaattgtggaccactaacatcggactgctaactacggactaagaaaatattaaaagtattaaaagtatatatatatgtaacgattacttaaaaagaaaatatgttgatatattatatatatggttaggttcgtgatatctatcggacaccaagtcgaattaaataccttcaaggcaaaagtgagtttcatttgctccctttttaattgcttttgcaatatatatttttgggctgagaatacatgcgctgcttttataaatgtttacaaaatagacacaagtacttaaaaatatattctacgttgagttgtaccactggcatatttccctgtagcttggtaactactatttacatgggtattgtaaacgcgaatcctgttgatagatctatcgggcctgacaaccccaaccggactggacgaccagtattcaacggttgcacagtacttcgttttggtgactatacttggtatggtgtagtgagatttcataataaagggaatatgcgacgttgattaaatgttaagtatggttaccaagtgctcaaccacttagaatgctttacatacacttgcgagtgtattatgtttatgattatgaaatcttgtggtctattaacatattgaaatgattgttatgataaacttatgaactcaccaaccttttggttgacactttaaagcatgtttattctcaggtacgaattaagtcttccgctgtgcatttgctcaatataaggacattacttggagctgatcatcgcaatgggaccaaatgttgatgacttcgtccaggtggattaggacgggtcctttcaataagtGATTAAAAACACAAGTGATTCTTCATAAATGATTgccaaatacagaatcacaagtgattggtattGAAGAATCACAAGTGAATTAAAAACACAAGTGATTgccaaatacagaatcacaagtgattggtagtgATTAAAAACACAAATGATTgccaaatacagaatcacaagtgattgctaacgaagaatcacaagtgattaacaatgcagaatcacaagtgaattAAAAACACAAGTGATTGCCAAATACAGAATCACAATTGATTAACAATCACAAGTGATTAaacaatgcagaatcacaagtgattggtgattaacaatgcagaatcacaagtgattgccaAAATACAGAATCACAAATGATTGccaagaatcacaagtgattggtagatAATGAATAAGTGATTAAAAACACAAGTGATTCTTCATAAATGATTGCCAAATACAGAATCACAAATGATTGccaagaatcacaagtgattggtagatAATGAATAAGTGATTAAAAACACAAGTGATTCTTCATAAATGATTgccaaatacagaatcacaagtgattggtattGAAGAATCACAAGTGAATTAAAAATACAAGTGATTGCCAAATACAGAATCACAATTGATTAACAATCACAAGTGATTAaataatgcagaatcacaagtgattgccaaatacagaatcacaagtgattggtaacgaagaatcacaagtgattaacaatgcagaatcacaagtgaattAAAAACACAAGTGATTGCCAAATACAGAATCACAATTGATTAACAATCACAAGTGATTAAACAATGCAGAATAACAAGTGATTGGTGATtaacaatgcagaatcacaagtgattgccaaatacagaatcacaagtaatTAACAatgcataatcacaagtgattggtaaagaataaataaatgattaaaaatacaAGTGATTGTCAATCATAAACCATAGTATTACAAGTGATTAAAAACCATAGTCCATACAATGTGATTTACCATTCAACAAAAACGTAGGTATGCTAAAAAATATTGTGTACCAAATAATAAATTTGTTAACACATAAAAAGTTCAACAAAAATAACATCTTATATTGTTTTTCAACATAACAATTCACTTGATTTTTGGCAAGGACTCCTTTGATCTCTCAACCCGCTCATATCTTGAGTTTTTTGCAGTCAAAACAACGTTCCTATATTCTTCTTTTGAATGAAGAATGTTGAACCGATTTGCATTTATAATCATCTGCTTGGAATGCAAATTTAGAGATGTGTTAAAATTTTTGCTGCATACCGAACCCTCAACTTTCTGAGCTGATTATTTTGAACCGACAATTCAAGAGCCAATTCCTCAGTCCAATCTGTCTCGGGTGTGGCTTTAAATCTGTCCATGTGGTACATGGCAAAAACTCCATAATCAACAGCATTGTCTCTCGTAATCCATGGAATCTTGATTCTACTTGGATGAATTTCTTGAATCTTCTTCGCCTTTGGATGATTTTGAGATTTAAGATGCTCACCAAAGCAATATTGCTGAGAAAACAAATCAGAAAAATAAAGATCAGCTTTTCAAAATCACATGTGCTAATGATTGtttgtaatcacatgtgattgtatcattcaatcacatgtgattgaatagtcTAATGACACGTTTAAATATACAAAACAAGTTAATTAAAAAAAAGATAAACTAACCACAAGGTTGCAAACTTTGAGATATTTTGCGTTGAAGTGCATCGTTagtttagcattatcaagtatgaAGAGCTTTGGAACTTTCAAATCAAACACAAGGACAAAGAAATGATCATTTCTGCAGATTGGGAAAAACACCTGTAGAAAAGAAttaaaataaaacaattaattttcagcataaaaaaataaattaattattatattacagaaaaaataaacaaaaatgtaaagtaaaataacATACCAGCTCAATTTTACGGAAAGAAACATCGTTGGGAAACACTTTAAACAATGATGACGCATTTTCTTGAAATGACTTGAGTTTAGCTTCTTTTTTCAAACTGTTGTCATACATGTATGTCCACTGTATAAAATAAACGAACATATATTAAAAAC
This genomic window from Rutidosis leptorrhynchoides isolate AG116_Rl617_1_P2 chromosome 2, CSIRO_AGI_Rlap_v1, whole genome shotgun sequence contains:
- the LOC139888171 gene encoding protein FAR1-RELATED SEQUENCE 5-like; protein product: MEPEIDISNEEQIEIQNAEGIDTPIVGTTCKKETPGSSLYYAPIVDESLLPVVGKNYGTLEECEKMYRLYAFHACFDIRKSTQKTTKSGLVKQKYYLCNRGGVPIKVNFDTLQSSKKPIRKSNMECTGCRARVKFDWVYGTNTFILSDFPEHHNHELLPQEYRHLSKAERQMKYAEQLFVYHSSVSNIGPTKAYEVYSNMKGSEKDVHGTVTDFRNWRLDLNVFINASDSQMLVYKMEERKKYVPGFSFEYKLEKSQLHSIFWADEVAKCNYKEFSDIISFDATYRMNRYNMKFVPFTGIDNHHRCVTIAAGLIRDEIAESYTWLLTCFMKTFGKEPNMIVTDQDKSMAIAIKAVFKTAKHRLCMWHIMRKVPSKIQEAIPTIEDEVEKDFKNRLNKLVWNMYIEPNVFEERWEKLMHDFSLKNDSWFKHTFDIRSTWIPAYFIDTEMFSLMRTTSRSESENAFCFKLYKICSKSRSKQESLDAQTIKKNPKLLTQLKIEKHALKVYTHAIFAIVQKEIYEALYSYLLDKMDKEEETEIYVVKEEKEKTKEGSNKEKQFFHYKVLHNSKEGSMNKNIEEIPEKYIMRHWRRDIIPPELRSRRNRYGNENIVVQDSVNEITLVVYDCVELVGSDEKMLKVVLEKLKLLKKEVEAQVPKPSKKKDYIIGNMIGVSKPSTIEIQNSPVRNYK